One Setaria italica strain Yugu1 chromosome II, Setaria_italica_v2.0, whole genome shotgun sequence DNA segment encodes these proteins:
- the LOC101754809 gene encoding NAD-dependent malic enzyme 62 kDa isoform, mitochondrial: MASISRNLRRSLAPDRLRRLHLLLSQHPREYVTAECHRPVVLHKRGPDILHDPWFNRGTAFSMTERDRLGLRGLLPPNVVSSQQQIDRFMLDLKRLQKYVRDGPSDTYPLAKWRILNRLHDRNETMYYKVLIDNIEEHAPIVYTPTVGLVCQNYSGLFRRPRGMYFSSEDRGEMMSMVYNWPADQVDMIVVTDGSRILGLGDLGVHGIGIAIGKLDLYVAAAGINPQRVLPVMIDVGTNNEKLLKDPLYLGLQEHRLEGDEYVSVIDEFMEAVFTRWPNVIVQFEDFQSKWAFRLLQRYRKTYRMFNDDVQGTAGVAIAGLLGAVRAQGRPMIDFPKQRIVVAGAGSAGIGVVNAASRTMARMLGNNEVAFESARSQFWIVDAHGLITEDRADIDPDARPFARRKSELGHQGLSEGASLVEVVKKVKPDVILGLSAVGGLFSKEVLEALKDSSSSRPAIFAMSNPTKNAECTPGEAFSILGEKAIFASGSPFHDVDLGDGKIGHSNQGNNMYLFPGIGLGTLLSGARVISDGMLQAAAERLASYMEEEEVLQGIIYPPISRIRDITKEVAAAVVREAVAEDLAEGYRDMDARELARLSEEETVEYVKTNMWSPVYPTIIYKTD, translated from the exons ATGGCGTCCATCTCGCGGAATCTCCGGCGATCCCTCGCCCCCgaccgcctgcgccgcctccacctcctcctctcccagcaCCCGCGGGAATACGTGACGGCGGAGTGCCACCGCCCCGTCGTCCTCCACAAGCGCGGGCCCGACATCCTCCACGACCCCTGGTTCAACCGG GGCACCGCGTTCTCGATGACGGAGAGGGACCGTCTCGGCCTCCGCGGCCTGCTCCCGCCCAACGTCGTCTCCTCACAGCAGCAGATCGACAGATTCA TGCTTGATCTGAAACGGCTGCAGAAATATGTGAGAGATGGACCGTCTGATACATATCCATTAGCAAAATGGCGCATCCTCAACAGATTGCATGACAGAAATGAAACAATGTACTACAAG GTCCTAATAGATAACATTGAGGAGCATGCGCCTATTGTCTACACACCAACCGTTGGACTTGTTTGCCAAAACTACAGTGGTTTGTTTCGACGGCCTAGGGGAATGTATTTTAGTTCAGAAGATCGTGGGGAGATGATGTCCATGGTGTACAATTGGCCAGCTGATCAG GTTGACATGATAGTGGTGACTGATGGAAGCAGGATTTTGGGCCTCGGTGATCTGGGGGTGCATGGTATTGGCATTGCTATTGGAAAATTGGATTtatatgttgctgctgctggaaTAAATCCTCAAAGG GTTCTTCCTGTTATGATTGATGTCGGAACGAACAATGAGAAGCTCCTTAAGGATCCTCTTT ATCTTGGGCTACAAGAGCACCGTCTTGAGGGAGATGAATATGTCTCAGTTATTGATGAATTCATGGAAGCTGTTTTTACTCGCTGGCCTAATGTTATTGTACAG TTTGAGGATTTCCAAAGTAAATGGGCCTTTAGGCTGTTGCAGCGTTACAGAAAGACTTATCGCATGTTCAATGATGATGTTCAG GGAACTGCTGGTGTTGCAATAGCTGGCCTTTTAGGAGCTGTACGGGCACAAGGAAGGCCAATGATAGATTTCCCAAAGCAAAGGATTGTTGTTGCTGGTGCTGGCAG TGCTGGTATTGGAGTGGTGAATGCTGCAAGCAGAACCATGGCAAGAATGTTGGGAAACAATGAGGTTGCTTTTGAGAGTGCGAGGAGCCAATTCTGGATAGTTGATGCCCAT GGTCTAATAACAGAAGACCGTGCAGACATTGATCCAGATGCACGACCTTTTGCTAGGAGAAAGAGTGAGCTTGGTCACCAGGGCCTAAGTGAGGGGGCAAGCTTAGTTGAAGTG GTTAAAAAGGTGAAGCCTGATGTCATACTTGGATTATCTGCAGTTGGTGGTTTGTTCTCGAAGGAG GTTCTAGAGGCACTAAAAGATTCATCCTCTTCGAGACCGGCAATTTTTGCAATGTCAAACCCAACTAAGAATG CTGAGTGTACACCTGGAGAAGCCTTTTCAATTCTGGGTGAAAAAGCCATCTTTGCTAGTGGAAGCCCATTCCATGATGTGGATCTTG GTGATGGGAAGATTGGCCACTCCAAtcaagggaataacatgtaccTCTTTCCAGG AATAGGGCTAGGAACCCTTCTATCCGGTGCTCGGGTTATCTCTGATGGAatgctgcaggctgcagcagaaCG TTTGGCTTCATAcatggaagaagaggaggttCTCCAAGGGATAATTTATCCTCCAATCTCCAG AATACGTGACATCACTAAGGAGGTAGCGGCAGCAGTTGTGAGGGAGGCGGTAGCAGAGGATCTAGCTGAGGGATACCGTGACATGGATGCACGTGAGCTTGCACGACTCAGTGAG GAAGAAACCGTTGAATATGTCAAGACGAACATGTGGAGTCCCGTctatccaacaataatatacaagaCAGACTAG